The DNA segment TGAAGGTGGCCGCGCGGGCCGCGCCGCGGTCGGGGATGAAATCCGCGAGGCGGTGCGCGTCGGACCGGCGCATCACCCGGGGAATGGTGACGTAGCAGGCCTCGACGCCCTCCAGGACCTCCTGTCCCGACTGAGCGGCCACGCACTCGTACTCCAGGCCGCGGTCCTTCAGCTTGAGGGCCAGGTTCTCCCCGGGGCGCAGGCCCCAGGCGGCGATCTCGTCGAAGGGCATCCGGAAGGCGAGGCGCTCGCCGTCCTCGGTGAGGATGGGAAAGGCCGCCCGCTGCGCCTTGTAGGCCACGTCCAGGCGCGCGCCCGCGAGGCAGAGCCGCTGGAGGCTCATCCGGATGGCGGTGCTGTCTTCAAGCAGGATGGGAGCCTTCGCCATCTCAGGCGCCTCCCGCCAGCGAGGCCGAGGGCGGCGGCGGAACCGCGCCGGCGGGCAGCCAGCGCGACAGGGCGCGGTGGAGGTCCGCCACCCGGACGGGCTTGGGAATGTAGTCGTCCATGCCCGCCTCCAGGCACCGCTCCCGGTCGCCCACCATGGCGTTGGCGGTCATGGCGACGATGGGCAGGCGGCGGCGGCCCCGCTCGCGGTCGCGGATCCGCCGGGTGGCCTCAAATCCGTCCATTTCCGGCATCTGGCAGTCCATCAGCACCAGGTCGTAGGCCACGCCCACCAGCGCGTCCAGGGCCTCCGCCCCCGTGGCTACCACGTCCGCGCGGATGCCGAAGCGGGAGAGCATCGTGAGCGCCACCTTCTGGTTCACCAGGTTGTCCTCCGCCAGCAGCACCCGGACGTTCACGGGCCCGCCCGCGGGACCGGCCTCCGCCGCTTCGGCCGGGCCGCCCGCGGCTTTGCGCGGCGGGGCGAGGAGCGCCCGCAGTTGGGTGGGGCGCACCGGAAGGGGCAGGAAGGCCCGCACGCCGCGCCGGGCCGCCGCCTCGCGCACTTCGGGCTGGTAGAGGGGGCTCGCCAGCGCCAGAATGCCTTCCCGGATCTCGGCGCGGGCCGCTTCCAGACAGGTGGGTCCGACGATCACCAGGGCGTCGGGGCGCCCATGGTTCCTCAGCCACGCCGCAGGATCGGCCCCCACGGGGAGGATCCGCGGCTCCATCCGCCACGCCCGGAGCTGCTCCTCCACCAGCCGCGTGGTGGCCGGGGGAAGGCCCGCCAGGAATACGCCGCCCGCGGGCCGGTGGGGAAGGCGCTCGCAGCCGCGGGCGGCCAGGCCCAGGGTGAACCAGAAGGTGCTGCCCTGCCCCAGGGTGCTTTCCACGCCGATGTCGCCGCCCATCATCTCGACCAGGCGCTTGCAGATGGCCAGGCCCAGGCCCGTCCCGCCGTACTTGCGGGTGGTGGAGCTGTCGCCCTGGAAGAAGGACGTGAACAGCCGCTCGACCACGTCGGGCTTCATCCCGATCCCCGTGTCGCGGATCTCCACACGCAGCAGGCCCCCGGCGCGGGGGCGGGTGTCGGGCTTGAGGCGGACCTCCACCGACCCGGCGTGGGTGAACTTGAGGGCGTTGTCCATCAGGTTGGTGAGGACCTGCCGCAGGCGGGTGGGATCGCCGGTGACGAAGCCCGGCGTGGTGGGATCCACGAAGACGCCCAGTTCCACGCCCTTGGCTTGGGCCTTCACGCCGAGAACGCTCATCACGTCCTCGATCACGCTCAGCAGGTCGAAATCGAGGGCCTCCAACTCCAGCTTGCCCGCCTCGATCTTGGAGAAATCCAGGATGTCGTTGATGAGGGTCAGCAGCGTCTCGCCGCAGGAGCGGACGGTCTCGGCGTACTGGCGCTGCTCGGCGTTGAGCGGCGTGTCCAGGAGCAGGCCGGTCATTCCGATGATCCCGTTCATGGGCGTGCGGATCTCGTGGCTCATGTTGGCCAGGAACTCGCTCTTCAGCCCCGACAGCTCCAGGGCCCGGTCCCGGGCCTGGGCCAGCTCGCGGGCGGCCTCCTCCAGCTTCAGCTCGGCCCGGCGCCGCTCGGTGATGTCGTGGAACTGCCACAGGTGGCCCAGGTATTCCTCGCCCACCTGGATGGGGACGAAGTCGCGCGACAGGATGCGTCCGTCCTTCAGGCGCCACTCCTCGCCGGTGACGGGGCTCCCCGCCGCGGCCACCTCCGCCTGGCGGGCCAGGAAGGCCTCCGGCGCTTCCAGGAGGGGCAGGCATTCCTCGATGAGGTCGCGGGTCTCGCTGTCCGTCAGCACGTGGGCGGGAACGGGCACCTGGAACATCCGGCAGAAGGTCTCGTTGAGGAGCGCGATCCGCTGCCCTTCCGTCTCCACCAGGATGCCCGCCTGCATGTTCTCGATCAGGGTCCGCAGGCGGCTGGTGGCCATCCGCAGGACGATCTCCGTGTGCTTCCGCTCGGTGATGTCCGTGAACGTGCCGGTGATGCCCTGGAGCACCCCCTCCTGATCGAAGGAGATGCGCTGGTAGCCCTCCACCCACTTCACCTCGCCGCCCTTGGTGGGAAGGCGGAACTCGCCCTCGAAGGACTCCTGCCCCGTGTCCACGGCGTAGGTCAGCATGTTGAGGTAGCGGGGATTGTCGGCCGGGTGCAGGAAGCCCAGGAAGGCCTGGCCCAGGCTCTCCTCCACCCCGAAGCCCGTGAGCTGGGTCCAGGCGGGATTGAGGAAGGACCACTGCCCCTGCCGGTCGATCTGGAACACCACTTCCTTGAGGTGGTCCACCAGGGCCCGGTAGCGCCCGGTCGACGGGCCGGTGGCGGAATCGGCGGGCAAGACGGGCGCCGGGGAAACGACCTCCATCCCCTCCCCCGGCGCGCCGAGAGGAGCGTCGGGAAGGGCGGAGGAGGACTGCGGCTCGATGGGCATGACCTCTCCTCTTCGGCGGGCGGGCCCTCTAGCCTAAAAAAAGATTTCTTGTTTTTTTCGCTTTTTGGCGCCATTCTGCAGGACACCCTTTGGAGGATCCATGGCCGCGGCTGAGCAAGACGATCGCCTCAAAGCCCTTTCGCGGACCGTCGCGGACATCGAACGGGCCTTCGGCAAGGGCTCGATCATGAAGCTCGGCGACCGCATGGCCGGGGCCGAGGGGATCGAAGTCATCAGCACCGGGTCCATCGCCCTCGACTCCGCCCTGGGCGTCGGCGGGGTCCCCAAGGGCCGCGTCGTCGAGGTCTACGGACCGGAAGCCAGCGGCAAGACCACCCTGGCCCTCCACATGGTGGCCCAGGCCCAGAAGAAGGGCGGCCTCGCCGCCTACATCGACGCGGAGCACGCCCTGGATCCCGAGTACGCCCAGAAGCTGGGCGTGGACGTGGCCAACCTGTTCATCAGCCAGCCCGACAGTGGCGAGCAGGCC comes from the Geothrix sp. 21YS21S-4 genome and includes:
- a CDS encoding ATP-binding protein; translated protein: MPIEPQSSSALPDAPLGAPGEGMEVVSPAPVLPADSATGPSTGRYRALVDHLKEVVFQIDRQGQWSFLNPAWTQLTGFGVEESLGQAFLGFLHPADNPRYLNMLTYAVDTGQESFEGEFRLPTKGGEVKWVEGYQRISFDQEGVLQGITGTFTDITERKHTEIVLRMATSRLRTLIENMQAGILVETEGQRIALLNETFCRMFQVPVPAHVLTDSETRDLIEECLPLLEAPEAFLARQAEVAAAGSPVTGEEWRLKDGRILSRDFVPIQVGEEYLGHLWQFHDITERRRAELKLEEAARELAQARDRALELSGLKSEFLANMSHEIRTPMNGIIGMTGLLLDTPLNAEQRQYAETVRSCGETLLTLINDILDFSKIEAGKLELEALDFDLLSVIEDVMSVLGVKAQAKGVELGVFVDPTTPGFVTGDPTRLRQVLTNLMDNALKFTHAGSVEVRLKPDTRPRAGGLLRVEIRDTGIGMKPDVVERLFTSFFQGDSSTTRKYGGTGLGLAICKRLVEMMGGDIGVESTLGQGSTFWFTLGLAARGCERLPHRPAGGVFLAGLPPATTRLVEEQLRAWRMEPRILPVGADPAAWLRNHGRPDALVIVGPTCLEAARAEIREGILALASPLYQPEVREAAARRGVRAFLPLPVRPTQLRALLAPPRKAAGGPAEAAEAGPAGGPVNVRVLLAEDNLVNQKVALTMLSRFGIRADVVATGAEALDALVGVAYDLVLMDCQMPEMDGFEATRRIRDRERGRRRLPIVAMTANAMVGDRERCLEAGMDDYIPKPVRVADLHRALSRWLPAGAVPPPPSASLAGGA